The Candidatus Bathyarchaeota archaeon nucleotide sequence AGTATTATTGCTGGTGTGCCGTAAAATATTAATGGATGTCTAATCGAGATATGTTTTAAAGTGCTTGCTAACACATCACCTAAATGAAAAATGGGATTTTGGGTAGATTTTCTTATACCTTTATACTTCACGGTTATTGGAACCTCAATAATTTTTAATCCAATTTGATTGGCTTTCATCAAAATTTCTGTGCTTACACCCATACCCTGCTCAGTCGGCGTTATAGCTTCTATAGCTTTTCGATTATAAGCTCTAAAACCGCTTTGAGAATCTTTAACTTCACCAACTCCTACAACTTTAGTAACTCCCTTAATAGCTGTCTTCCTTACTATAGATGACTCATCTCCAGCACCTTCCATAAACCTTGACCCTATCACTAAATCTGCTTCTCCACTTAAAATTAGTTTAATAAGTTTAGGAATCTCATTTGGATCATGCTGCCCATCAGAATCAATTGTAACAATAACATCCGCTTTCAACTCCCTAGCTTTTAAAAATAAGCTCCTAATCGCTGAACCGTAACCTAAATTTCTTTCATGCCTTATAACTTCAGCATTAAGCCTTTCAGCTATTAAGCCTGTATAATCGTTTGAGCCATCATCGCATAAAATAACCTTATCAACATATTTTTGAGCTTGAATAATAACCTTAGCTATTGTAGCTTCTTCATTATAGGCTGGTATGCAAGCGATTACGAAAGGCTTATTAGCTTTAGCCATTTTAAGCTCATCCTATAAGCGGTAAACTAAGCTTTTCTATAGCTTATTAAATCTTTTAATGCAAGGATTACTTCATGCAAGCTTTGAAGCTTCCATTATAATTAAGCCTACAATTTCTCTCTGCTCATTAAGCGAGGCGAGCACAAGCCCTTCATCATCTAATGGCGAGTTATCAATAATTTTCGCATGCTTAAACTTTACGTAAAGAACATCAGCTTCTTCATCATAATTGAGAGCCACAATCTTGCTTGGAAATTCAGGCTTTTCAACTTTTTCCAAAGCTTTTTGAACAACCTTAAATGGATCTATGCTCATCTTTACCTTAATTTCCGCCATAACCTAAATCTCCTTTTTAATCCATCATTAGACATTACGAAAGCCGTTAATATAAATCCATCGAGTGATGAAACTTCCCTATAATGAACGACAAGGTTTCGCGCTAATCCAAAACTAGCTAACCTATCAAAAACCTTTACAGCCGCAAAGTTAGGCGTCACCCCTAATGGCGAAGAATAAAGAATATCTGGATTAGCTATTGTCAATAGAATTTCAGATCGAAACCCTTCAAGTTCTTTATGAAACTCAATTATATGAAGCCAACGCTCAACAGTTAACCTTATCGGCACATTATTCATAGATATCACAATTGCGATAATATCAGGTTTAGGATGCCAAACAATTCTCAATTATAAATAATCCACCCAGGCTCCTTAAGCCTCTATTAAACTTCCAGTCAGCAATTCAAAAAGCTTTAGAAACATATTCTAGGTCATGCTACCCATCTGCATCTAAAGTCACAATAATGCAAGCTCTTCTTTCTTAAACAAGCTTTTAAGCGCTACGCCTTTTCTAAACCTTTCAGCTATTAAGCCTGTATAATCAGTTGAGCCGTCATCGCATACAATAACCTTATCTACATGTTTTTGTGCTTGAATAACAACTTTAGCTATTGTAGCTTCTTCATTATAAAATGGAATGCAAGCAATTATAAAGGGTTTAGTTGAATGCACTTCTTCTAACGCCTTGCTTAAATCTATAGTTTCGTTTATAAAAGGTGGTTAAGGCTTAGCGATTTTTATTGCGGTAAGCAATTTGCTTGCTTGCCAAACCTCGAAACCTATAGGCTTGCCTTCACGATAAAGAACTGTGATATTTCCATGATCTTCAATATAATCTTCAGCAGCCTCCTCTAAATAAACCACTAAAACATCCACATCAGGATGATACTTCACTTTAGCCAACTTTAATCCATCTCCCACCACGTATTTTAGCATTAACAACCTTATTTAACTTTGTTGTATAATAGATAGTTAAAACTTTTATATCTTTATCTTCCTTAACAAAAGCTATAATAACTCCAGCATCTTCATTAAGCTTTTTAACAGCTATAGCTGAACTTAGCAACGAGTCATAGTAAACTTCATTTGGTTCAATTAAAGATTTTTCCACAATGCTTTCATCAATGCTAAATTCGCTTAAAAGCTTAAGCTTATCCCTAGCGTGAATGGAATATTTAATCAAATAAACTCGCCATATATTCTATTCTAACTTTATGTTTTAATACAATCTTTCTATCTTCATTTTTATAAAATTTAAAATGTTTAATTTAACTCTTTAGCATTTTAAAGCCTTTTTTCATATTTAGATTTGTTTAAGCTCACCAGGAGCTTTCAATTTGTTAAAAGCTATTTTAAAATAACTGTTAAGCATTTTTAATTCTCCAACCAAAGCTAGTAGGAGTCACTATGCCTTTTTCTCTCCATTTTAAGAAGGTTTTCTTCATTTCAGCAAAAGAACCTCTATCAAAAATGATGATTCCATGCTCTAACGCCTCTAAAAGCAGAGTATTGAATTCTTTAAACATGCTTCTCCATTCAGAGCAGCTATAAGGAAAAGGCTCAACTTCTCCATCGCTTAATAGCGAGAATTCGTAAATTCTATCGATGAAGCGTTTCTTATCATCGATTTTAAGCCCTATTAAAACATCGTAATCGCTTCCTTTGCACCATTCGCCTTTAGCTCGTGAACCAAAAAGCACTATGAATTCTATCTCATTCTCTCGATTCTTCATCAATCTGTAAATAAATTTTCGTAAAGGATTTTCAAGCTTTAACATTGGATCGAACAAATTCCATCACCTTTTTTGCGTCTTCTAGAGCTTCATGCGCATCTGCTTCAAAAAATTGATCTGCAGGAGCGCCGCGATCAAAAGCATTTGGGTAACGCGTTGGAATATAATAGCGATTAAGCCGTGAAGCAGCTTGCCGAATTCGCTCAGGTATTAATATACGCGCTTCTAATGCTTGAATCAACAAATTTAAATTATGCCCAAGCTGAGGCTCATGAAAGTATTCGCTTAAAGCCTTTAAAGCTTTCTCTGCTGCTTGCTGGCAAGTAAAGCAGCACCAAGACCAATGCTTATATGCGAAAAGGGTTTTTGCAGCTTCAAATTCAGCTTCAGCCTCCCTTAACCAATCATGCACTCGCCTTATTCCTAGTTCTCAACCACTTGTATATTCCTTAATCCCATAAAATTCTTATCCTAAAATTTATGTTTTATCCTTTTTATAAAAAAGTAAATTGTTTAGGTGCTTAAAACTAACCTTACCAGTATTTTATTGTTAGCTTTAATATCTTTCAAAATCGTATTTTGGTTTTCATTTTAGCTTCCTTATTTTTTGAAGAGAAAATTAAAACCTTGTTTTTGCTTTAAGCGTAAGGAAGGCTTATAAGCTTGCATTTATATCTATATAATTGAGGTAGACTATATGAATAGAAAACAAGTAAACCTTAAGCTTGAAGATCGTTTAATAAAAGAGGTAGAGCAGCTTGTAAAGCAAGGAAAGTTTAATAGTAAAACAGAAGCCTTTACAAAAGCATTGCAGCTTTTAATTAAATCTTATAGGGTTGAAGAGTTTAAAAATCGAATTGATGAAATTAGAGAAGGAACAGAAAAATTGCCAAGCGTTACAGAAGCGGTTATTAAATCTCATGAAGAGGAAAATCAGCGTTGAGCAAAGAGTTAGCTGTTGATTCTTCAATAATTGTGAAATGGTTTAAAAAAGGAGAGGAGTTTGAGAAAGAAGCATTAAAGCTTAGAGACGATATCCTAAAAGGAACAGTCACCATTGTAATTTCTGAATGGATTTACCTTGAAGTTGTTAGAGCGCTTGTTAAATCTGGTTTTCCAGATAAAAAGATTACTCAAGCATACATTACTCTAAAAGATATGGTTGAGCTAGGCTTTATAAAAGCGATGCCAATCTCAAATTTACTAGATAAAGCTAAGGAATTAGAAATTTCACTGAAATTATATGCAGCAGACGCTGTAAATTTAGCTCCATCCTTAATAAGATCGATAGATATGCTATCTGAAGATAAGCATTTACTCCGCGATTCTGTAAAAGAGTTTATGAAAAGCTTCAAGCTAAGAATTCTTAAACTTAACGAGTTTTACCAATTCATGTAAAATAAGCGTAAATAAGCTGATTTAAAAAGACATATGTAAAAGCGAGGCATCTAATTTCCCTTTAAGCCTGTGAAAAGCTGGTTAACAACTTTCTTAACAATAGAAACTTTACGTATAGTTTTAATCGCTATCTCTCTTAACTTCACCGCCAAGAAACCTAATTCATCTCTTTTAACGCCTTAAGTCCTTATAAGCCTAGTAAAAATACCCTTATCAATATTGTTATAACTGCAGCTAAGATTGGTATATTAAA carries:
- a CDS encoding DUF2283 domain-containing protein — encoded protein: MAKVKYHPDVDVLVVYLEEAAEDYIEDHGNITVLYREGKPIGFEVWQASKLLTAIKIAKP
- a CDS encoding DUF2283 domain-containing protein, with the translated sequence MAEIKVKMSIDPFKVVQKALEKVEKPEFPSKIVALNYDEEADVLYVKFKHAKIIDNSPLDDEGLVLASLNEQREIVGLIIMEASKLA
- a CDS encoding HEPN domain-containing protein codes for the protein MHDWLREAEAEFEAAKTLFAYKHWSWCCFTCQQAAEKALKALSEYFHEPQLGHNLNLLIQALEARILIPERIRQAASRLNRYYIPTRYPNAFDRGAPADQFFEADAHEALEDAKKVMEFVRSNVKA
- a CDS encoding nucleotidyltransferase domain-containing protein, translated to MFDPMLKLENPLRKFIYRLMKNRENEIEFIVLFGSRAKGEWCKGSDYDVLIGLKIDDKKRFIDRIYEFSLLSDGEVEPFPYSCSEWRSMFKEFNTLLLEALEHGIIIFDRGSFAEMKKTFLKWREKGIVTPTSFGWRIKNA
- a CDS encoding PIN domain-containing protein, producing the protein MSKELAVDSSIIVKWFKKGEEFEKEALKLRDDILKGTVTIVISEWIYLEVVRALVKSGFPDKKITQAYITLKDMVELGFIKAMPISNLLDKAKELEISLKLYAADAVNLAPSLIRSIDMLSEDKHLLRDSVKEFMKSFKLRILKLNEFYQFM
- a CDS encoding glycosyltransferase gives rise to the protein MHSTKPFIIACIPFYNEEATIAKVVIQAQKHVDKVIVCDDGSTDYTGLIAERFRKGVALKSLFKKEELALL
- a CDS encoding glycosyltransferase family 2 protein codes for the protein MAKANKPFVIACIPAYNEEATIAKVIIQAQKYVDKVILCDDGSNDYTGLIAERLNAEVIRHERNLGYGSAIRSLFLKARELKADVIVTIDSDGQHDPNEIPKLIKLILSGEADLVIGSRFMEGAGDESSIVRKTAIKGVTKVVGVGEVKDSQSGFRAYNRKAIEAITPTEQGMGVSTEILMKANQIGLKIIEVPITVKYKGIRKSTQNPIFHLGDVLASTLKHISIRHPLIFYGTPAIILFLIGVFSASMTMKLYLAKGYFSIPFTLLAAIFLISSLLLFFTAVILFT